One window of Nymphaea colorata isolate Beijing-Zhang1983 chromosome 1, ASM883128v2, whole genome shotgun sequence genomic DNA carries:
- the LOC126410461 gene encoding alpha carbonic anhydrase 7-like isoform X1, which translates to MSIKVISLLLFPIFCLLLSCSNASEVEKEKEFDYVEGSRKGPEHWSELSPEWAACRGKEQSPIDLLSKRVIFLPKLGRLKRRYKPVHAVLKNRGHDIMLQWVGDAGGIYIKGVKYELKQLHWHSPSEHSINGTRYQLELHMVHESREGDVAVVGILYKLGRPDSFLAKLMHVISRVDPTQEEAIGIVNPKDVKIGSRKYYRYEGSLTTPPCTEGVIWTIVKKVRTASRRQIHELRQAVHDGFEVNARPTQGTNDRPIWLYTPRSI; encoded by the exons ATGAGCATCAAAGTCATCAGCCTCctcctttttcccattttctgtCTTCTCTTGTCTTGTAGCAACGCTTCTGAAGTTG agaaggagaaagagttTGATTATGTGGAAGGAAGCAGGAAAGGGCCAGAGCACTGGTCAGAGCTTAGCCCTGAATGGGCAGCTTGCAGAGGCAAAGAGCAATCCCCCATTGATCTTCTCAGCAAGAGGGTCATCTTTCTCCCCAAACTGGGGAGGCTGAAAAGGAGATACAAGCCTGTCCACGCAGTCTTGAAGAACAGAGGCCACGATATTATG CTGCAGTGGGTGGGAGACGCAGGAGGGATTTACATCAAAGGGGTGAAGTATGAACTGAAGCAATTGCATTGGCATTCACCTTCCGAGCATTCAATAAACGGGACAAG GTATCAGTTGGAGCTGCACATGGTTCATGAGAGCAGGGAAGGAGATGTAGCTGTCGTTGGGATCCTCTACAAATTGGGCAGACCTGATTCCTTCCTTGCCAAG CTGATGCATGTCATTTCAAGAGTAGACCCAACTCAAGAAGAAGCAATTGGAATTGTCAACCCGAAAGATGTGAAAATTGGTAGCAGGAAATATTACAGATATGAAGGCTCTCTCACCACCCCTCCCTGCACCGAAGGTGTGATTTGGACTATCGTTAAAAAG GTGAGGACTGCCTCAAGACGACAGATTCATGAACTGAGACAAGCAGTTCATGAT GGTTTTGAGGTGAATGCCAGGCCGACACAAGGCACCAACGACCGACCAATTTGGCTCTACACCCCCAGGTCCATCTGA
- the LOC126410461 gene encoding alpha carbonic anhydrase 7-like isoform X2 yields the protein MSIKVISLLLFPIFCLLLSCSNASEVEKEKEFDYVEGSRKGPEHWSELSPEWAACRGKEQSPIDLLSKRVIFLPKLGRLKRRYKPVHAVLKNRGHDIMLQWVGDAGGIYIKGVKYELKQLHWHSPSEHSINGTRYQLELHMVHESREGDVAVVGILYKLGRPDSFLAKLMHVISRVDPTQEEAIGIVNPKDVKIGSRKYYRYEGSLTTPPCTEGVIWTIVKKGFEVNARPTQGTNDRPIWLYTPRSI from the exons ATGAGCATCAAAGTCATCAGCCTCctcctttttcccattttctgtCTTCTCTTGTCTTGTAGCAACGCTTCTGAAGTTG agaaggagaaagagttTGATTATGTGGAAGGAAGCAGGAAAGGGCCAGAGCACTGGTCAGAGCTTAGCCCTGAATGGGCAGCTTGCAGAGGCAAAGAGCAATCCCCCATTGATCTTCTCAGCAAGAGGGTCATCTTTCTCCCCAAACTGGGGAGGCTGAAAAGGAGATACAAGCCTGTCCACGCAGTCTTGAAGAACAGAGGCCACGATATTATG CTGCAGTGGGTGGGAGACGCAGGAGGGATTTACATCAAAGGGGTGAAGTATGAACTGAAGCAATTGCATTGGCATTCACCTTCCGAGCATTCAATAAACGGGACAAG GTATCAGTTGGAGCTGCACATGGTTCATGAGAGCAGGGAAGGAGATGTAGCTGTCGTTGGGATCCTCTACAAATTGGGCAGACCTGATTCCTTCCTTGCCAAG CTGATGCATGTCATTTCAAGAGTAGACCCAACTCAAGAAGAAGCAATTGGAATTGTCAACCCGAAAGATGTGAAAATTGGTAGCAGGAAATATTACAGATATGAAGGCTCTCTCACCACCCCTCCCTGCACCGAAGGTGTGATTTGGACTATCGTTAAAAAG GGTTTTGAGGTGAATGCCAGGCCGACACAAGGCACCAACGACCGACCAATTTGGCTCTACACCCCCAGGTCCATCTGA
- the LOC116246627 gene encoding alpha carbonic anhydrase 7-like isoform X2: MSTKATILLFALISFLLCSCSNSSEVDDEKEFDYKEGSSKGPEHWSEIHPEWAACRGKEQSPIDLLSKRVVVLPQLGRLKRKYKPARAVLKNRGHDIMWVGEAGGIYIKGVKYELKQCHWHSPSEHSINGSRYQLELHMVHESREGGVAVVGILYKLGRPDSFLAKLMHAISKVDPTEEEEIGVVNPKDIRIGTRNYYRYKGSLTTPPCTEGVIWTIVKKVRTASRRQIHALREAVHDGFEVNARPTQGINGRPILLYKPKCI, from the exons ATGAGCACCAAAGCCACCATTCTCCTCTTCGCTCTCATTTCCTTTCTCCTCTGCTCCTGCAGCAACTCCTCTGAAGTTG ACGATGAAAAAGAGTTCGATTATAAGGAAGGAAGCAGCAAAGGGCCAGAACACTGGTCTGAGATCCACCCTGAATGGGCAGCTTGCAGAGGCAAAGAGCAATCCCCCATTGATCTTCTCAGCAAGAGGGTCGTCGTTCTCCCTCAACTGGGGAGGCTGAAGAGGAAATACAAGCCTGCCCGTGCTGTCTTGAAGAACAGAGGCCATGATATTATG TGGGTGGGAGAAGCAGGTGGGATTTACATCAAGGGGGTGAAGTATGAACTGAAGCAGTGCCATTGGCACTCACCTTCCGAGCACTCCATAAATGGGTCAAG GTATCAGTTGGAGCTGCACATGGTTCATGAGAGCAGGGAAGGAGGCGTAGCTGTGGTTGGGATCCTCTACAAACTGGGCAGACCTGATTCCTTCCTTGCCAAG CTAATGCATGCCATTTCAAAAGTTGACCCAactgaggaagaagaaattggAGTTGTCAATCCAAAAGACATAAGAATTGGAACCAGAAATTATTACAGATACAAAGGCTCCCTCACCACACCTCCCTGCACTGAAGGTGTGATTTGGACTATTGTTAAAAAG GTGAGAACTGCCTCAAGGAGACAAATTCACGCCCTGAGGGAGGCCGTTCATgat GGTTTTGAAGTGAATGCAAGGCCAACCCAAGGCATCAATGGCAGACCAATATTGCTATACAAGCCCAAGTGCATCTGA
- the LOC116246627 gene encoding alpha carbonic anhydrase 7-like isoform X1 — protein MSTKATILLFALISFLLCSCSNSSEVDDEKEFDYKEGSSKGPEHWSEIHPEWAACRGKEQSPIDLLSKRVVVLPQLGRLKRKYKPARAVLKNRGHDIMLQWVGEAGGIYIKGVKYELKQCHWHSPSEHSINGSRYQLELHMVHESREGGVAVVGILYKLGRPDSFLAKLMHAISKVDPTEEEEIGVVNPKDIRIGTRNYYRYKGSLTTPPCTEGVIWTIVKKVRTASRRQIHALREAVHDGFEVNARPTQGINGRPILLYKPKCI, from the exons ATGAGCACCAAAGCCACCATTCTCCTCTTCGCTCTCATTTCCTTTCTCCTCTGCTCCTGCAGCAACTCCTCTGAAGTTG ACGATGAAAAAGAGTTCGATTATAAGGAAGGAAGCAGCAAAGGGCCAGAACACTGGTCTGAGATCCACCCTGAATGGGCAGCTTGCAGAGGCAAAGAGCAATCCCCCATTGATCTTCTCAGCAAGAGGGTCGTCGTTCTCCCTCAACTGGGGAGGCTGAAGAGGAAATACAAGCCTGCCCGTGCTGTCTTGAAGAACAGAGGCCATGATATTATG CTGCAGTGGGTGGGAGAAGCAGGTGGGATTTACATCAAGGGGGTGAAGTATGAACTGAAGCAGTGCCATTGGCACTCACCTTCCGAGCACTCCATAAATGGGTCAAG GTATCAGTTGGAGCTGCACATGGTTCATGAGAGCAGGGAAGGAGGCGTAGCTGTGGTTGGGATCCTCTACAAACTGGGCAGACCTGATTCCTTCCTTGCCAAG CTAATGCATGCCATTTCAAAAGTTGACCCAactgaggaagaagaaattggAGTTGTCAATCCAAAAGACATAAGAATTGGAACCAGAAATTATTACAGATACAAAGGCTCCCTCACCACACCTCCCTGCACTGAAGGTGTGATTTGGACTATTGTTAAAAAG GTGAGAACTGCCTCAAGGAGACAAATTCACGCCCTGAGGGAGGCCGTTCATgat GGTTTTGAAGTGAATGCAAGGCCAACCCAAGGCATCAATGGCAGACCAATATTGCTATACAAGCCCAAGTGCATCTGA